DNA from Rhizobacter sp. J219:
ACAGCGACCAGATCGGCGCCATCAGCACCGCGAACTTTGCGGCCCTGACCAACGCCCAGATCGCCGGCTTCACCACCGCGCAGATCACGTCGCTGACGACCGACCAGATCGTGGCCCTGACCACCGACCAGATCGCCGGCCTGGAAACGGCCGACATCGCGGCGATGGACATGACCCAGGTCGCGGCCTTCGAGTCGCAGGACATCGGCCGCATGACGGCAGCGCAGCTCGACGCGTTCTTCGCCGCCTCGCCGATCGTGCTCGACCTCGACGGCAACGGCGTGAGCACCACGGCGGCTGCCAACGGCGTCAACTTCGACCTCAACGGCACCGGCAACGCGGGCAAGGTCGGCTGGGTCGGCGCAAGCGACGGCCTGCTGGTCATGGACCGCAACGGCGACGGCAAGATCACCGACGGCACTGGAACCTTCGGTGTGGCCACGCAGAAGGCCGATGGCACCCGCGCCGGCAACGGTTACGAGGCCATGAAGATCGAGGACAGCAACGCCGACGGCAAGCTCTCCGCCGAAGACGCACGCTTCAACGAGCTGCGCCTCTGGGTGGATGCGAACCAGGACGGCAAGACCGATGAAGGCGAACTGCGCGGCCTGGCCGACTTCGGCATCGTCTCGCTCGACCTGAACGGCCTGGCCGGAACGGAAGTCGACAACGGCAACCTGCTCGGCATCACCTCGAGCTACACCACCGCCGACGGCGCACAACACGCCATGGCCGACGTGTGGTTCTCGAAGGATGCGCCGAAGCTCGACGAGCTGCTGGCCGCCGCACCGAGCGACGTCCTGCCGGGTGCTGCGCCTGCCGCAGCGCCTGCGCCGGCCGCCACCCGCGACGCGGGCACCGGTGCGATCGACAACAGCCTGCTGCCGGACGACAACCGCAACCTGCCGCTGATCTGACCGCCATGACCGACACACCGGCACACCTGCCCCACCGGGTGGGTGTGCCGGGTGAGGTCATCCATCGACGACTACCGCCCGGCAGCCGTTCATGAAGTTCTCGCTCGGCAAGATCCTGACCGGCACCTGGGTGTACTACGCACTCCGGTCCAAGGTCACGCGCTGGAGTTCGTTCGACACCTCCGCCACCACCGGCAACGGCGGCACGGGCGGCAATGGTGGCGGCGGAAGCAATTCGCCGTACGCCCTCACCGATGAACAGGTGCGCGCGCTGACGCCATCGCAGATCGCCGCGATGACGACCGACGAGCTGAATGCGCTGACCGTCTCGCAGTTCGCCATGCTCACCGTCACCCAGACGGGCGCCATCACGCCGGTGCAGATGGCAGCGCTGGAGACGCAGGACTTCCGTGCGCTGGAGTCGGCCGACTTCCGCGGCATGTCGTCGGCGCAGATCGGTGCGCTCACCACCGACCAGATCGGGCTGATCGCCACCTCGCGCATCGTGGGCATCTCCACCGATGCGATCCCCACGATGTCGACGACGCAGATCGCGGCCCTGTCGACCGCCCAGATCGCCGCGCTCACCACCGCGCAGGTGGCGGTGATGACCACGCAGCAGCTGGCCACGCTCACCACCGACGAGCTGAACGTGATGACGACGCAGCAGTTTGCGGCGCTCACCACCCTGCACGTGGCTTCGCTCACCACCGACCGCATCGCCGCGCTCGAAACGCAGGACCTGCGGGCCCTGGGTACCGCGCAATTCGCGGCCATGAACATCGGCCAGGTCAGCGCCATGCGCACCGACCAGGTCGCCACGCTGGAGACGCAGGACCTGCGCGCCATCTCGGTCGACGCGGTGGCGGCCTTCAACGCCGGCCAGATGGCCGCGCTCGGCACCGCCCACATCGCAGCGCTGACCAACAACCAGATCCGAGGCCTCACCACCCTGCAGGTGGCCGCGCTCGAAACGCAGGACGTGGCGGCGCTCACCACGGCGCAGACCGCCGCGCTCACCATCGACCAGGTGGCCGCACTCTCGGGCACCCAGATCGGCGCTCTCGAAACGCAGGACCTACGCGCCATCTCCTCCGGCATGCTGCAGCTGCTCAGCACCGACCAGATCGCGGCGCTCACCACGATGCAGATCGCATCGCTGACCAGCGCCCAGATGGGCGCGCTCACCAGCACCCAGATCGCTGCGCTGGAGACGGCCGACGTACGCGCCCTCACCAGCGCCCAGGTGGCCGGCCTCACCTCGGCCCAGCTCGGCGCGATGACGAGCGACCAGATCGGCGCCCTCGAAACCGCCGACGTGCGGGGCTTCTCCACCGCGGTGCTGCAGTCGCTCAGCACCGACCAGATCGCCGGCTTCAGCAGCGACCAGATGGCCGCGCTGACCACCACCCAGATCCGCTCGCTCACCAACGCCCAGCTGGCGAGCCTGGACACCGTCGACCTCAACGCGCTCACCAGCGAGCAGTTCGCCGCCATCACGAGCAGCCAGATCGTGGCGCTCACCACCGACCAGCTGCCCACCCTCTCGACGCAGGATCTGCAGGCCATCAGCCTGCCCGTGCTCAACGCGATGACGGCCGAGCAGATCAACTCGCTCACGCCGCTGCAGCGGGCCTCGCTCTCCACCGCGCAGATCGCCTCGTTCAGCACGCAGATGATCGCGGGCCTCGCGCCCAGCGACCTCAACGCCTTCAGCAGCGCGCACTTCGCCGCCTTCAACTCCAACCAGGTGCGCGCCTTCACCACCGACCAGATCGCCGCGCTGGAGACGCAGGACCTGCGCGCCATCAGCACCGCCGGCGTGCGCGCGTGGTCGACCGAGCAGCTCGCCGCGCTCGGCTCCGACCAGATCGAGTCGCTCAGCACCGCGCAGCTCACCTCGCTCACCACCGCGCAGATCACGGGGCTGTTGCCGGAAGACCTGGGCGCCCTCAGCTCGGCGCAGCTCGGCGCGCTCACCAGCACGCAGGTGATGGCGCTCACCACCGCGCAGATCGCGGCGATGGAGACGCAGGACCTCAACGCCCTCACCACCGCGCAGTTCCGCTCGCTCACCACGGCGCAGATCGGCGCGCTCACGCTCGACCAGATCGCCAACCTCGAGACCAACGACCTGCGCTCCCTCAGCACGACGGCGCTGCGGGCGCTGTCGCCGGCGCAGTTCGACGCGCTCGACACCCAGCACTTCGCCACCCTCACCACCCAGCAGGCGGCGGCCATCAGCTCCAGCCAGCTGCAGTCGCTGAGCGCGCTCGACTTCAACGCGATGGGCACCGAGCACTTCGCCGCCTTCACCACCGCGCAGACCTCGGCCTTCACCCTCGGCCAGATCGCGGGCCTGGAGACAGCCGACCTGCAGGCCCTGAGCACGGCCGCGCTGCGCGGCTGGACCACCGACCACTTCTCGGTGCTCAACCTCGACCAGATCGCCGCGCTGTCCACGCAGCAGATCGCATCGTTCTCGACGGCGCAGGTGGCCGGGCTCGACCCGAGCGTGCTCAACGCGCTCACCACCGAGCAGTTCGCCGCGCTCAACACCGCCCAGGTGGCCGTGCTCACGCCCACCCAGGTGGCGCTGCTGGAAACGCAAGACCTCAACGCCCTCGGCACGAACCAGTTCCGCGCGCTCACCACCACCCAGATCGGCGCACTCACGCTCGACCAGGTGGCAAGCCTTGAAACCGACGACCTGCGCGCCCTCAGCACGCAGGCGCTGCAGGCCTTCTCGCCCACGCAGCTGCTCTTCCTCGGCACGCAGCACTACGCGGCGCTCACCACCAGCCAGGTCGCCTCGTTCAGCTCGTCGCAGATCGCCGCGATGGACCAGGAAGACCTCAACGCGCTGACCACGCAGCATTTCGCCGCGCTCACCAGCATGCAGGTGGCGGGCTTGTCGGCCGGGCAGTTCGCAGCGCTCGAACCCGAAGACCTCCGCGCGCTGTCCACGCAGGCCATCAACTCGCTGTCGGCCGTGCACATCAACGGCATGAGCACCGAGCAGATCTCGCTGCTCAGCAATGCCCAGATCGCCGCCATCTCCACCGCCGCTGTGGCCGGGCTGACGGCCGACCAGATCGTGGCCCTCACCACCACACAGGTCACCGCGCTGGAGACGGCCGACATCGCGGCGATGGACATGACGCAGATCGCCGCCTTCGAGGCCGAAGACCTGACCGTGATGTCGAACGCGCAGATCGACGCCCTCTTCGCCGCCACGCCCATCGTGCTCGACCTCGACGGCAACGGCGTGCGCACCACCGCGGCGGCCGACGGCGTGAACTTCGACCTCGCCGGCACCGGCACCGTCAGCCGCGTGGGCTGGGCCTCGGCCAGCGACGGCCTGCTCGCGCTCGACCGCAACGGCGACGGGCGCATCAACGACGGCAGCGAACTCTTCGGTTCGGCCACTCGCAGCGCCGACGGCCGGCGCATGGCCAACGGCTTCGAGGCGATGGCGCTCGAAGACAGCAACGCCGACGGCCGGCTCAGCGCGGCTGACGCGCGCTTCGGCGACCTCAAGGTCTGGGTCGACGCCAACCAGGACGGAAAGACCGACGCCGGCGAACTGCGCGGCCTGGCCGACTTCGGCATCGTCTCGCTCGACCTCGGTGCGCTCAAGGGCAGCGAGACCGACAACGGCAACCTGCTCGGCCTGGTAGCAAGCTACACCACCGCCGACGGCGCCGAGCATGCGATGGCCGACGTGTGGTTCGCCAAGGACCGCAGCGCCGACCTGCAGCTGGGCGAACTGCTCGCCGCGCCGCCGGCCGAGCTGCTGCCTGGTGCCGCTGCACCGGCCCCCGCTTCGGCGCCGGCCGGCCCCACCGCCGCCCCCAGCGCCATCTCGTACCCGAGCTTCGGCGACAGCCGGCCCGCACCACTCATCTAATCCGGCCTTAAAACCTTTCACGCACACTCGGGCGCATGAGAACCCTTCTGCGCCCGGGCTTCGTGGCCCTCTGCCTCGCCCTCGGCCTCACCCTTGCGGGCTGCACCAGCAGCGGCGATTGCGACTCCCCCTACGCCGGCTCGCCGCAATTCAAGGGCTGCCTGTTCGCCAACCCACCCAACCCCGACACCCCGCCCGGCGCCGGCACCTGGACGATCTGGTCGCGCTTCGTCTTCGCGAGCAAGAGCGGCACCGTGCCGGTCGATGCGATCCCGGTGCGCCCGCTCACCACCGCGCAGCTCGAAGCGCTCGACCCGCAGGCCAACCACGTGGTGCGGCTCGGCCACTCGTCGCACCTGCTCAAGCTGCGCGGCAGGTTCTGGCTCATCGACCCGGTGTTCGGCGAGCGGGTCTCGCCGTTCAGCTTCGCCGGCCCGAAGCGCTTCCATGCGCCGCCGCTTGCGCTGCAGCAGCTGCCGCCGATCGAGGGCCTGATCCTCTCGCACGACCACTACGACCACCTCGACGTGCCGACCATCGAGTACCTGGCGCAGCGTGTGCAGCGCTACTTCGTGCCGCTGGGCGTGAAGGCGCGGCTCATCGAGATGGGCGTGCCGGCCGAGCGGGTGCAGGAGTTCGACTGGTGGCAGGGCGCCACGCACGCCGGCGTGCAGCTCACCGCCACGCCCTCGCAGCACTTCTCGGGCCGCAGCCTCACCGACCGCAACCGCACGCTGTGGGCCTCGTGGGCGCTCCAGATCGGCGAGCAGCGCATCTTCTACAGCGGCGACTCCGGCTACTTCGGCGGCTTCAAGCAGATCGGCGAACGCTTCGGCGGCTTCGACCTCGCCCTGATGGAAAACGGCGCCTACGACGCCTACTGGCCCGCGGTGCACATGACCCCCGAAGAGACGGTGCAAGCCTTCGCCGACCTGCGCGGCAAGGTGCTGTACTCGGTGCACAACAGCACCTTCGACCTCGCCTTCCACCCCTGGCAAGACCCGCTCAACCGCCTGGCCGACCTGTCGGCGGCCAAGGGCATCGAGCTCGCCACGCCCGAGATCGGCGAGGTGCTGACGGTCGGGCAGCCGCGCAGCAACCGCCGCTGGTGGGTGGGGCTGAAGTGATGGGGGCTTGACCCTCAAGTGGCTTGAGGTCCTACCGTGCCGAACTGGGCGTCGTGCCCAAGCTTCGGAGATCCGAGATGAAAACCTGGAAAGCCGCCGTGGGACTGGGCGCCGCCTGTGCCGCCTGCTGCGCCGTGCCGCTGCTCGGCGGCGCCGCCGTGCTCACGGCGGGCTCGGCCACCCTGGCCGCCACCGGATCGGCGCTGCTCGCCTGCGCTGACGAACTCGCCCCGCTGGGCGGCGCCTTGCTGGCGCTGGCGGCCGTGGGCGGCGGCCTGCTCTGGTGGCGGCGGCGTGCCCGCCGGCAGGCCGAGCCGACCTCGGGCTGCAGCGGGGCCTGCCGTGTCCCCGGTGGCTGAACCCG
Protein-coding regions in this window:
- a CDS encoding MBL fold metallo-hydrolase, coding for MRTLLRPGFVALCLALGLTLAGCTSSGDCDSPYAGSPQFKGCLFANPPNPDTPPGAGTWTIWSRFVFASKSGTVPVDAIPVRPLTTAQLEALDPQANHVVRLGHSSHLLKLRGRFWLIDPVFGERVSPFSFAGPKRFHAPPLALQQLPPIEGLILSHDHYDHLDVPTIEYLAQRVQRYFVPLGVKARLIEMGVPAERVQEFDWWQGATHAGVQLTATPSQHFSGRSLTDRNRTLWASWALQIGEQRIFYSGDSGYFGGFKQIGERFGGFDLALMENGAYDAYWPAVHMTPEETVQAFADLRGKVLYSVHNSTFDLAFHPWQDPLNRLADLSAAKGIELATPEIGEVLTVGQPRSNRRWWVGLK